In Amycolatopsis sp. EV170708-02-1, the following are encoded in one genomic region:
- a CDS encoding DUF305 domain-containing protein, with protein MTSRKLVGAALAALASFAVLTGCASSDTASTGHDMSTVKAPAPQHAGHNQADVTFAQGMIPHHEQALAMAKLVDGRTRNAKVVDLAARIQKAQDPEIQQLNGLLKGWGVAPSGEHSGHGSASGMMTEDDLAKLGKAKDAAFDKQWLEMMVKHHEGALEMAKTALRQGSNAEVKALAQKVIDGQQAEITEMRALLG; from the coding sequence ATGACCAGCAGGAAACTGGTCGGAGCGGCACTCGCCGCCCTGGCCTCCTTCGCCGTGCTCACCGGATGCGCCAGCTCCGACACCGCTTCCACCGGGCACGACATGTCCACCGTGAAGGCGCCGGCCCCCCAGCATGCCGGCCACAACCAGGCCGACGTCACGTTCGCGCAAGGGATGATCCCGCATCACGAACAGGCGCTCGCGATGGCGAAACTCGTCGACGGCCGCACCCGGAACGCGAAGGTCGTCGACCTCGCCGCCCGGATCCAGAAGGCGCAGGATCCGGAGATCCAGCAGCTGAACGGATTGTTGAAGGGCTGGGGAGTGGCGCCGTCGGGCGAGCACTCCGGACACGGCTCGGCGTCCGGCATGATGACCGAGGACGATCTCGCGAAACTCGGCAAGGCCAAGGACGCCGCCTTCGACAAGCAGTGGCTGGAGATGATGGTCAAGCATCACGAAGGCGCGCTCGAAATGGCGAAGACCGCGCTGCGGCAGGGTAGTAACGCCGAGGTGAAAGCCTTGGCGCAGAAGGTGATCGACGGTCAGCAGGCCGAGATCACCGAAATGCGCGCGCTGCTCGGCTGA
- a CDS encoding DUF6153 family protein: protein MTQSSRPAVLRWLLLCVVALGLVGMHHVVAESGHDAGHSAVAMADPCCADTPSHDDGGHSGLHLCLAVLAAGVLLIVTWLLVRDGRTAATWKSRRAGGSASGRDPPRWRPVPENLSLLCVLRV from the coding sequence GTGACCCAGTCCTCGCGCCCGGCCGTCCTGCGGTGGCTGCTGCTGTGCGTGGTGGCGCTGGGGCTCGTCGGCATGCACCACGTCGTCGCCGAGTCCGGCCACGACGCGGGGCACTCCGCGGTCGCGATGGCGGATCCCTGTTGCGCGGACACGCCTTCGCACGACGACGGTGGACACAGTGGACTGCACCTGTGCCTCGCGGTGCTCGCCGCGGGTGTGCTGCTGATCGTCACCTGGCTGCTCGTACGCGATGGACGGACGGCGGCGACGTGGAAGTCACGGCGGGCGGGCGGTTCGGCGTCGGGCCGTGATCCGCCCCGCTGGAGACCGGTACCGGAGAATTTGTCCCTCCTCTGCGTGTTGCGGGTGTGA
- a CDS encoding metalloregulator ArsR/SmtB family transcription factor, whose translation MHESVPDFEMPTEEQVHLAAETFRLLADPTRVKVLWALLQGESSVACLAELAGAAPTAVSQHLAKLRLAGVVKGRREGTFVYYSAANDHVRGLLAQALFHADHIDRDIPALHSAAKPHRPAAR comes from the coding sequence ATGCACGAGTCGGTTCCGGATTTCGAGATGCCCACCGAGGAGCAGGTCCACCTGGCCGCGGAGACGTTCCGGCTGCTCGCGGATCCGACGAGGGTGAAGGTCCTCTGGGCGCTCCTGCAGGGCGAGTCCTCGGTCGCCTGTCTCGCGGAGCTGGCGGGCGCGGCGCCGACGGCGGTCAGCCAGCACCTCGCGAAACTGCGGCTCGCGGGCGTGGTGAAAGGCCGCCGTGAGGGGACGTTCGTCTACTACTCGGCGGCCAACGATCACGTCCGTGGCCTGCTCGCGCAGGCGTTGTTCCACGCCGACCACATCGATCGCGACATCCCGGCACTGCATTCGGCGGCGAAACCCCACCGTCCGGCGGCGCGCTGA
- a CDS encoding cation diffusion facilitator family transporter, producing the protein MPGHGHSHGHQPAKSRLRHLLTPHSHDSADRVDSALETSKRGVRTLIWSFAALFLTAVVQLALVLITGSVALLGDTIHNFADALTALPLGIAFLLGRRAATRRYTYGLGRAEDLAGVLVVLLIAASAFLAGYESVQRLLDPRPVQHLWVVAAAGVIGFAGNELVARYRITVGREIGSAALVADGLHARTDGFTSLAVVLGAVGVGLGFPMADPIIGLAITVAILFVLRDAAKEVFRRLMDAVDPADVDRAEHAAAEVPGVLGTRDLRMRWIGHSLRAELAVSVEAGLTVTEAHRLAHRVEARLREVLPRLAEAVVHTEPVNAHEIVSG; encoded by the coding sequence ATGCCCGGGCATGGACACAGTCATGGCCACCAGCCTGCGAAGAGCCGTCTCCGGCACCTTCTGACCCCGCACAGCCACGACAGCGCAGACCGCGTCGACAGCGCGTTGGAGACCAGCAAACGCGGCGTCCGGACGCTGATCTGGTCGTTCGCCGCCCTGTTCCTCACCGCCGTCGTCCAGCTCGCGCTCGTGCTGATCACCGGATCGGTGGCCTTGCTCGGCGACACGATCCACAACTTCGCCGACGCGCTGACCGCGCTCCCGCTCGGTATCGCCTTCCTGCTCGGCCGCCGCGCCGCCACCCGCCGCTACACCTACGGGCTCGGCCGCGCCGAAGACCTGGCCGGTGTGCTCGTCGTGCTGCTCATCGCCGCTTCGGCCTTCCTCGCCGGGTACGAATCCGTGCAGCGGCTGCTCGATCCGCGGCCGGTCCAGCATCTGTGGGTGGTCGCGGCGGCGGGGGTCATCGGCTTCGCGGGCAACGAACTCGTGGCCCGGTATCGGATCACCGTCGGCCGCGAGATCGGCTCGGCCGCACTGGTCGCGGACGGCCTGCATGCCCGCACCGACGGGTTCACGTCGCTCGCCGTCGTGCTCGGCGCCGTCGGGGTGGGGCTGGGGTTCCCGATGGCCGACCCGATCATCGGTCTCGCCATCACCGTCGCGATCCTGTTCGTCCTGCGCGACGCGGCCAAGGAGGTCTTCCGCCGCCTGATGGACGCCGTCGACCCGGCCGACGTCGATCGTGCCGAACACGCGGCCGCCGAGGTCCCCGGCGTGCTCGGCACGCGGGACCTGCGGATGCGCTGGATCGGGCACAGTCTGCGCGCGGAGCTGGCGGTGTCGGTCGAGGCGGGGCTGACGGTCACCGAGGCGCACCGCCTTGCCCACCGCGTCGAGGCGCGGCTGCGTGAGGTCCTCCCGCGTCTCGCGGAAGCGGTCGTGCACACCGAACCGGTGAACGCCCATGAGATCGTCAGCGGGTGA
- a CDS encoding winged helix DNA-binding domain-containing protein — MTPSDNDIRAVRARAQLLTEPAADVLTVATSVAAVQAQATPAARLAFRARSRGLTAQDVDASREVARTWLMRKTLHSVPTVDLRWLNRLFGPRNVQAGQGRRRQLGLTDELCDRALDKLQDLLPGKALTRQEILDGLAADGIALDAKSQAPAHLLAYAANRGLLCRGHDAGTEPTYVLLDEWTTEDHAPAEPHTELAHRYLTAYGIATAEDFGAWSGLPLGLCRKAFAALDLVPAGGGFALARTELTALPCPPRLLGAFDTYLLGYRDRDLLLDPAEAKRVNAGGGMIAPTVLVNGRIAGTWHTKRTAKQTKVVVEPFAVLPRSAITGLESEVDDYGRFLGETTVLVI; from the coding sequence GTGACGCCGTCCGACAACGACATCCGCGCCGTCCGTGCCCGCGCGCAACTGCTGACCGAGCCGGCCGCGGACGTGCTCACCGTCGCCACCTCCGTCGCCGCCGTCCAGGCGCAAGCGACGCCTGCCGCGCGGCTCGCCTTCCGGGCCCGTAGCCGGGGCCTGACCGCGCAGGACGTCGACGCGTCCCGCGAGGTGGCGCGCACCTGGCTGATGCGCAAGACGCTCCACTCGGTACCGACGGTGGATCTCCGCTGGCTGAACCGCCTGTTCGGGCCGCGAAACGTCCAGGCGGGGCAGGGCCGCCGCCGGCAGCTGGGCCTCACCGACGAACTCTGCGACCGAGCGCTCGACAAGCTCCAGGATCTCTTGCCCGGCAAGGCACTCACCCGCCAAGAGATCCTCGACGGCTTGGCCGCCGACGGCATCGCGCTCGACGCGAAGTCTCAGGCCCCGGCCCATCTCCTGGCGTATGCGGCCAATCGCGGGTTGCTGTGCCGGGGCCACGACGCCGGGACAGAGCCGACGTACGTGCTCCTCGACGAATGGACCACCGAAGACCATGCCCCGGCGGAACCGCATACCGAGCTCGCCCACCGGTACCTGACCGCGTACGGCATCGCGACCGCCGAGGACTTCGGTGCTTGGTCCGGGCTCCCGCTCGGACTCTGCCGCAAGGCTTTCGCCGCACTGGATCTCGTGCCCGCCGGTGGCGGTTTCGCGCTTGCGCGGACCGAGCTGACCGCTCTTCCCTGTCCGCCGCGTCTGCTCGGCGCCTTCGACACGTACCTGCTGGGCTACCGCGACCGCGATCTGCTCCTCGATCCGGCCGAGGCGAAACGCGTCAACGCCGGTGGCGGGATGATCGCGCCGACCGTACTCGTCAACGGCCGGATCGCCGGAACCTGGCACACCAAGCGGACCGCGAAGCAGACGAAGGTCGTCGTGGAGCCCTTCGCCGTGCTTCCTCGATCCGCCATCACCGGGCTGGAGTCCGAAGTGGACGATTACGGCCGCTTCCTCGGCGAGACGACCGTCCTCGTCATTTGA
- a CDS encoding epoxide hydrolase family protein: protein MENTEIRPFRLDIPQEQLDELHAKLDSTRWPAPLPGDGWDTGVPVTWLRGLAEYWRDGYDWRAAEREINRHPQFTTVIDGQRIHFLHVRSPEADATPLVLTHGWPGSVVEFLDVIGPLTDPKAYGGDPADAFHLVIPSLPGFGFSGPVSDSGWTMPRIGRAWAELMRRLGYERYGVQGGDLGASVSPEVARTAPDKVIGVHVNGGLTPMPPMSLSDEELASLTDVERDRIKRIGAFMQEEFGYIAIQSTRPQTLGYGLVDSPVAQLAWIMDKFREWTHPRPTLPEEIIGRDRLLTNVMFTWLTGTAASSAYVGYAQAETWGAVEKNSGVPTAALIFAHDVGIRRYSEHAHTIVRWTDVDRGGHFAALEEPEILVSDVREFFRSLK from the coding sequence ATGGAAAACACCGAGATCCGCCCCTTCCGCCTCGACATCCCCCAGGAGCAGCTGGACGAGCTGCACGCGAAGCTCGACAGCACGCGCTGGCCCGCGCCGCTCCCCGGCGACGGCTGGGACACCGGAGTGCCGGTGACCTGGCTGCGCGGACTCGCCGAATACTGGCGCGACGGCTACGACTGGCGCGCCGCCGAACGCGAGATCAACCGCCACCCGCAGTTCACCACGGTCATCGACGGGCAACGGATCCACTTCCTGCACGTGCGCTCGCCGGAAGCCGATGCGACGCCGCTGGTCCTCACGCACGGCTGGCCGGGGTCGGTCGTGGAGTTCCTCGACGTCATCGGTCCGCTCACGGACCCGAAAGCGTACGGCGGCGACCCGGCGGACGCGTTCCACCTCGTGATCCCGTCGCTTCCGGGCTTCGGTTTCTCGGGCCCTGTCTCGGATTCCGGATGGACCATGCCGCGGATCGGCCGGGCGTGGGCGGAACTGATGCGCCGGCTCGGATACGAACGCTACGGCGTGCAGGGCGGCGACCTCGGCGCCTCGGTGTCGCCGGAGGTGGCCAGGACCGCGCCGGACAAGGTGATCGGCGTGCACGTCAACGGCGGGCTGACACCGATGCCCCCGATGTCGCTGTCGGACGAGGAACTCGCTTCGCTCACCGACGTCGAACGTGACCGCATCAAGCGGATCGGCGCTTTCATGCAGGAGGAGTTCGGCTACATCGCGATCCAGTCGACGCGGCCGCAGACCCTCGGCTACGGGCTCGTCGACTCCCCGGTCGCGCAGCTGGCCTGGATCATGGACAAGTTCCGCGAGTGGACGCATCCGCGCCCCACGCTGCCGGAGGAGATCATCGGCAGGGACCGGTTGCTGACCAACGTCATGTTCACCTGGCTGACCGGCACGGCTGCTTCGTCCGCGTACGTCGGCTACGCGCAGGCAGAGACCTGGGGAGCCGTCGAGAAGAACTCCGGCGTGCCGACGGCGGCGCTGATCTTCGCGCACGATGTCGGGATCCGGCGGTACTCCGAGCACGCCCACACGATCGTGCGATGGACCGACGTCGATCGCGGCGGGCATTTCGCGGCGTTGGAAGAGCCCGAGATCCTGGTCTCGGACGTACGGGAGTTCTTCCGGTCCCTCAAATGA
- a CDS encoding NUDIX hydrolase translates to MTDKYLAYGRLIRDGKILFIRRQPSSFLGGRWELPGGTVEPGERPAETVVREFAEETGLTVHVTGERGTHSWDDVAGRPMRIHAAVYALAEEDPGEVVLDPEEHDAFVWCARDEAAELDLAEHFRRALED, encoded by the coding sequence GTGACGGACAAGTACTTGGCATACGGCAGGCTCATCCGCGACGGAAAGATCCTGTTCATCCGGCGGCAGCCGTCGTCGTTCCTGGGCGGCCGCTGGGAACTGCCGGGCGGGACCGTCGAGCCCGGCGAGCGCCCCGCCGAGACCGTGGTCCGCGAGTTCGCCGAGGAGACCGGGCTGACCGTCCACGTCACCGGCGAACGCGGCACCCACAGCTGGGACGACGTCGCCGGCAGGCCGATGCGGATCCACGCCGCGGTGTACGCGCTCGCCGAGGAGGATCCGGGCGAGGTCGTGCTCGACCCCGAGGAACACGACGCCTTCGTCTGGTGCGCCCGGGACGAGGCCGCGGAGCTCGACCTCGCGGAGCACTTCAGGCGAGCACTCGAGGACTGA